The window CGGGCTTGGGGCTTGAGCTGGACGTCCAGCTTCTTGCCCtccttttgctgttttctgaCCGTTGCGTGGCTGTTTTTGACGGCAGCCGTGCCTGATGAAAGTTCTGTGGGTTCTGAAGGTAAAACAGAGCAGAACTAAACAGCTAAAGACGCATAAACGACAGAAATAGAGgacatgcattttatttttcctgaacAAAGCAAGCTAATGCGGGGGTGAGTACAAGGAACGGATGTCCGTCTGGAAGGAGGCGCATGTGCAGCTGTGACATGGTTGCTCCCTATTATGGTATGTTAAATCAAACAGGCTGTCTTTTTGGATTTGTTTGCATAAACTGAGCCAGTATTTTGGTGTTGTAATGCTGCTCCACGACAGGTAACAGCTTCTCACTCACGATTTAAACACCAAAGCTAAATCACTGAGTTAAAAGCATTAGTCAGCGTTCAGTGTATTTAGTCCACTGGCGTAAACAAACAGAATGGAAATGTTGGATTATTTCCATAATGGTACCTTGTTCTGGTGACTTGTGGGTtggaccagcagctgcagggtttTTCGCAGAGGGGCAGATTAAATGTTCACCTGTAGGGGGCGACAAGGAGCAGTGGAGTCCAACAAAGAAGGTTCAGGTTCAAGTGGACCTTTTTTTCTTATAATTAGCTTCCGAactttttggtttatttaagaaaaaaaaaatcgaaatACTCCAAATGGTGAACTTTCCGACTGTATTTTAAATTTGAGAAGGTATAGAACACGTCTCACGTCTGAACTCACTTCCTGTGGAAGAGGTGCAGGAGATGGGGTCACTGGTGGAACGGACAATGCGCGCTAGTTTGCGGTACCTCCTGGCCGCCCGCAGTCCCCGCGGTCTCTCTGATGGCGAGTAGTCACTTTGGGCTGAGGTAGAGCTGGGCTGTGACGTGGAGGAGGGCGACCAGACGCTGAAGCACAGCCTGGCGCCGCGCGACCTGCTAggaggggacggggacggggatgTGGGCAAAGGGCTGATGGCTGTCCCACCTGAGGAGGCcagagaggtgggggagcaAGGCTGCGGCGGGTGCGCGAGGGCGACGGGCAGCGTGAGCTTACGGCTCATCATTTTGGCCTTGATGAAGGAGTGGGCAGACGATATGGGCGGCTCCTCTGGCAAATGTTTGGCTGATGCGAGCTCGTCACATATCTGCATGGCAGCCCTGAGTTCCTCGCACGGGTGCGTGTTGTCCGCGGAATCCTCCTGGTCCAGGTTGCTGTAGTTTTCCGAAGACCAGTCCGGAGAGCGCTCCAGGGACTCCTGGGTGTGTGAGGACTCGCTGTATCCAGTATCGCTGGGCCGGGCCTCCGTGTTCGACGAGCCACAGTGGCGGGGACAGAGTTCCAGGCTGGTGCAGCTCCCGTCAATGGGCGCGGTGTGAGGGGTCCCGAACGGAGAGGAGTCCTGCACCTCCAGGGAGCACAAGTCCTCTGAGGAGCAGGTCTGGTCTTGGTCAACCACCTCAGACACCATCAGCGATGCGCTGTCTACCGAAGCTAAAAGTGAGATAAATGGCATCAGAGCAGCGGCGACCACAGAAGAAGCTCTGCAGCACTTACCCTGAGTGCTGAGACCTGCGGTGGTGTTTCGCTCACACAGGCTGGATTCAGTTGCCTGCTGTTCGATGCTGGTGGTTACCTGTAATGAGAATCCGTTCTAACAGAAGCCAAAGAacactttgtaaaaaaaaagaagaaaaaaaacaagccgtGCACTGACACCTTATGGTCAGTAGGGGGCGCTCTAACACCGTAACGCACTTATGAAATGGCTGAATTAACTGTCAGTTAATTCATAATagggaaaaaagcatttaattcattaaaattaaaaaaaaaattgcttaaaattattaaaacataaatgttaTAAATGCTAGCTTCTGTCCTATTATCTGTAGCCTCTCCCCAGATTTCTGTGTGGACACTAAAACATTTATGTGAAGAGTCTGGATTTCACGTCTGTAGTGGAAATAACAGTTTAACGGCCTCAGGAGTTAAATGGTTCCAAGAATATAATATGAGATCAAATGATCCGCTTGTACTGGTATATTTTGTAGCAGCCAACCATGAAATACAACAAATGTTGGATTTTTGCCTTGAACATCGGACACAAAACACCATTTGGGGCCTTCTCATCCACGATGTCGACTGTTTTAGTTTTTGATCAATTAACCAACATTAAAACCACAGATATGTGAAATGTTCAGCTAtgcccagctccagctcaggaGTCCATAAGACGTTACACTTAATCATCAGCAGAATTTCTGAGTGGAACTGAAGGTCAAAGGGCATCAAGCCTGTGGAAGCAGCGATGCTTTAGACAGAGCAGGTTCCTCACCTGGCTGGCGGGGGTGTGCCCCACAACTGACTCGTATGGAGGAGGCAGGTCAGTCGGGTAGAGCGTCCCCGGACTGTTGATGGGGACACCGTAGATGGCACTGAAGGGAGAATGGGGGAAGTCCAGGTGCAGGCCTCTGTCCAGGATCAGAGCAAAGGTCCCCCAAGGATCAGGGCAGAGACAGGTACAGCAATGTGTAAAAAATAGCCCAGATCATGGTGAAAAGATGACATTCTGGAGCGCGCCGCCCCAGACAACATCATACCGTATCACTGCGGTGCAGTTTCATACAATGCAAATGAAGACTCTGCACTCATGCGTGCAGCCTTATCTTTTAATTACAGCCCTGCTCGGGAGTAGCAGAGAATAAAATACAACCTGAGCGGCTCCACCAATCATCCCTGCCATGATGATGTCATGACACTTCCACGGCCCTGCACATCGTAAAAGCGTCCCCCGCCTCGTATATCTTTACGGTGTAATTGACAAACAGATGCGGCCTCCTGTCAAACCACCGAATCGGCGGCGCTTTGGTTGATAAGAAAATGGAGGGtgcggagggggaggggtcaACGGATGCCTCCCGTACGCAACAGAAATCACAGACGTTCCGGCTGTTTAACAAAAAGAGGATGGAGCGAGCCACAGATGTGTGTCACCAATGTGCCCAAAACGGGGCTCAAAATGTCTTTAAAGTGCTTTTTGCATAAATCTAACGGGACATTTCTGGAAGGGTTATGAGTGAGAACGgcagataaaaacacacaactggCCCTAAAACCACCCCTAATGGATATTTACTGGATttttaaagagagaaagacTCCACATTCCTTTCAGCCGTGCTGTTAAGCAGGAAGCCGGTGGATGTGAGTGTAGTTGAGAGTTTTTCTCTCTCGACGCGCCGCATAAGGAGCCGtattttctttgctttattAAGCAGAAAAGGTCATTTTAGCTGACAAGCAAAGGGTTTCCGTTGAATCTCACCTCTGGCCGTCCATTGAGGGGGTGCAGGTGTACTCTGGAGGGTAATATGGtgggggagggatgggtgggATGAACTCGTCGAAGTCCAAGGTTTGGTGGAGGATGGTTCCGTGGGGGGTCATGCAGTCAGCGTTCAGGGCTCGCGCTCTGTGAGGCATAAACTGAAACAGACCAGAGACAACCCttgtcatttaaattaaacacaataaaaaaagaggcctTTTAGCTCCCAAATCTAGGGGATGAAAAGTGCATGTCACCTCCCTTTTAACAGCTGAAAGTTCCCTCCAACTTCATCTAATCTTTCCCTTTCAGCTTCAGCGTAATTATCCATTATAGTTTTAGTTGACACCCTTGTGTCTTATGTGATGAGGATTAAATTGCCTTGTTGCTGAACGGTGCTACATATCCACCCCCGATCCAGCAGCCATCCAAAAATGAGTCATAAGATTCATTAATACCTGCTGTTCCAGACAGTGGGATAGTCTGGGAATAATAAGTGCTCTGACAATCTGTAACTGGGCCACTGAAGTGGCGATCAATGGGAATTCAATCTTTAGATCAACACCAGTCGCACTTTCGGATCATTCAGATTATGCTGCAAAAAGAAACACCGAACGAGTTTAAATAGGCTAAAATGCTCCCTGCTCtgttaaatctttatttaaatcaatAAGAGTTGTTAAATAGTTCTATAGAAATTAATAGGCTTCTGTTGGTTCTGTTGGTTGGCTTTGGTTGGTATCTCAGGAATAGTTCTGGTTGCCCAAAAACATAAATTTCAGACTCAGACTCAAGACCTGCGTAATCAAGGTCAAACGATCTGATCCCTGAGGTCATTATGAAGCACGTCAGTAGCAATAAAACACATCTAAACATCAGtttgtaaaatataaatgtaaatttaTATAAATGTCACACATTCTGGAAGCAATCTATTCTCCGTATCTACCCTTTGTTAAAAGTAAAACCTGGTCACATTATAGAGCACTGAAACAGACACATCCACCTGTATCTCGGTAACGTTTAACAGCCTTTTGTGGTATTGATGCGTGAGTCCACCTGCCCGCATGGAAACGGACTCTTGCCAAGTGGATTCCACCCAACACCCCACCCTCATTGATCTGGGTGAACATCGCCTCTGATTTATGAGTCATGAGAGGTCAGGATGAAACATCTCATGCTTTAATTCATTATAGTCCTCAAATTGTCTATAAGCTCAGGTGGGATCCTCGATCAAAGGTGTGACTTTGACCAGGTCATGATAAGGTTTCTTGCCCGGCCGGACAGCCTGATTATCTGCCAGAATATGCTGGTATTCTGAGGAGAGGGGCCACCAGAGTCCAGGCGCTCTCATTTCCTTCTACTTTAGCCTCTGGTCAAACCCAGGCGACACCCAGTCCAACGTACAGAGGCTCGTTATTCGGTCGCATGTTGGCATTGCTGCCGTCAATCTTTGTGGCCACTGATGTGGACAGACCCATGAAATCACCATTGTTGGGGGAGAAATTGTCTTGGCTGGGCTAAACCCACCTGGCCGGCCGCGTTTGTCTGTCAAAAATGGCTCCATTGTTTTACGCACAGAGACAACAGGGTCATAATGAGGACTGTGGCGGCcatctttttttgggggggggagaagtTTTCAAGAAAACTGGCGTTTATGGAGTTTCAACAActgcacacattttttttaattgctattctcctgctgcttcatcCCACTCACCATCTGCAGCACCTCAGTGGAGACCATTTGCATGCAGCACATGGCTGTGGCCAGCGCGCACACGATGGTGGAGATGACGTTGAGGGCACAAACACtaaacagcagctcctgaatgaggggggagagaaaagaagaagagaagacagTCAATGAGAACATTTCCCTCCACCTGTTAGTCTGTCTGTCCAGGTACCAGATCCTCCCTCTCTGGTGacggcctccagctcctctgggaggCACCAGCTGGTCTGAGGTCAGATGATACTGTGTCTCTCCATGTCTCGACAGCATCAACATCACTGCAGAAGCTGCACCGCTCAAGCTCTCCAGCCAAGTTACCCACAAACCAGCGCTTGAAATGCACGATTCCCGACTGTTCCCGGACCTAGAGCAGGTTCCAATCCACCCTTTTGGGAGCTACCTCCTCATCTGGCTCCTTCCCACCCAGCTTCAAagccctccagcaggagcagacGACAGTTTGACGAAGCCAATAGGACTAAATCATCTGTCGTCTTCAGGTTTGGCACCACTGACAGATGGACGCCCAGGGAGATCCCACTCCTCACTGGAAAATGGTCAGAAATACGTGTGATGCAGTGAATGCAAATGGCCTCTATCAGTGGACCTCTCATGTCCCAGAGACAGAAGAACCACCAGGCCCGTGATGAAAGCGGCATCGTTCCCTTTGACTCTGAGGTTGAACAGATGAGCTCCCGTCTGGTGGAATAGATATACTTGATATGGCAGCACACTCCTGGCCCTCTTTCTTAaaataagccccccccccacctgagtATTTCCTTCACCTCATGACATCAGGCGCCatctgatccaactcaccaccaggtggtcaTCATTTCACAGCCCTGCCTCCCTGCATGTGTGGAACATATGttcgcagatcagctgacacaggTATGAAGTCGATCATTAACCTGCACCCTCGGGCGCCGCTGTGCACTCCTGCAAATCCATCTGTTCAACGATGGTGCACGTTAccatggaaaaatctgatgtttGAGGCGCAATGCTGACATAATGGCGCCGTAAGCCTGATAggcagggggagaggaagagagagaaatgacTTTTCTGTGCACGATGAGCGTGAATTGTTAATATTCAGTTTACAGGAAACCTTTAAAAGtccaaaatataaaaaatatgaGGTCTCTGCAGCAGATAAAGTCACCTCATAAATAACCAAGGTGATTGAACAAAGACGCATAAACACAGTCAACAATAAGGTGACACGTCGGCAGAAATGTGTGATGGTGAAAAACAAGCCGGGGTTTAGACAAATGACCCGAATCTCCAGGTGACAAATATGGGTGCTGCCAAATTAGCAGGTGAGATGAATTGTTAcagtcctttttttcttttcctacaGGAAAGAATCAATCAGAATAAATCCAACGACAGAATCAGCGCGATAATACCAATTATCAGGACAGCGCCAGGCACAATCGGAGAGGGACCGGGAAGAGGAAGGGCAGCAAAATTAGATTTATTCATTTGAATTTCTTGTATTGAATCAGCTCCCAGATTATAACTCTACAAAAAAGCCTTCTGCACAGGCAAACAGGGGCAGAAAAGTCCTGAATCATCAAAACGGCCCCCCCAAGCACACACGGATTTACTAATACACAGAAACTGTGCTTAAATTCAGCAGGTAGATATTTTGAACACAGACCCGACTCACTGGGCTTCTGTGCTTTGGACGCAGACCCGTGCACGACGCTCCCCAGTTATCAAATTACTCACCAGATTTTAGGAGCACATAATTGCAAGTGACAGCAGAAGCGCATGAAAAACTGCTGCCGCCTCATCTGAAAACCCTCCAAGTGGAGTGTTGTCAGCCGTGCAGACCATTTAAAGGAGGCTAAAGCAAGCGCTAACCCTTCGCCAGCTACATCCCATTACACACTCCCCTCCTTTTTGAAGTCTGAAGCATAAAATGGATGGAAGTTGGCACGAAGGACGCACGGAGGAGCCAGCCGTGCAACTGTTTTTCAAACATGTTTGATGCCCAGTAACTGGCTGCCAAAGATCAAGCTGCAAGTTAAAGGTGAAATGAGCTGGAATGGAGCTGAAGTTGGGAGCTGCCAATTATAAAATGCATCTGATACTTGGACGTCTGCTGTCGGTCCATGTTTCATGTGGGAGGGAAATCTTGGAGGACGGCGTCGACTGACATTTCAAACATGGAAAATGACTGTGGGGAGTTCAGATAAATGATAAAAGGCACAAAAGAATGGCGCCAAGGATATTAAATCACTGTAGAATCCTTCCTTGTGTTTGAGCTTGACGGGTACATCATGTGCGAGGAATGAAGTGCTGCACCAAAAAGACCCTCAAGACCCCATATGTGTATTTCAGTGGAGACTGAAGATGTAAATATGGGGTAAACATCTATAGCAGTTGGATGTAAATATGGGGTCAACATCTATAGCAGTTGGATGTAAGTATGGGGTAAACATCTATAGCAGTTGGATGTAAATATGGGGTAAACATCTATAGCAGTTGGATGTAAATATGGGGTAACATCTATAGCAGTTGGGTGTAAATATGGGGTAAACATCTATAGCAGTTGGATGTAAATATGGGGTAAACATCTATAGCAGTTGGGTGTAAATATGGGGTAAACATCTATAGCAGTTGGATGTAAATATGGGGTAAACATCTATAGCAGTGGTCTCTCGGGGCACCAAAAGGGCAGCAGCCTCCACAGTTTGTGTTGACAGTCTCGCGGTACCGACTCACACCAGGCTCTCCGGCTTTCCCGAGAAGCTTCTTTCCCCAGGAACACCCCAGGCAGTTTCCAGGGGGGGTCCGGATTGTCGACTGGCAAAGCTCGTGCAGATTTTCGAACATCAACGACAGACGGCAGCAGATGTTGATCCCAGACGCCACTTCACACGACGCGCTGAAGGTGTCAACCCCACTGAAATAAGCAGCGTTCTTAATGCTTCATCCTGCCTGTGGTttatctcagagcttcagagcaTTTAAGAACCCGTAGAAACTGTCTGGAGCTGCAACACTTCTGATCAGAAGGTGGAGCGGACGTCCAGAGACCTTCACATCATCTTGGGTCTCTGTCTGAGGACCGTCATCACCAGCGTTCACCCTCACAAGGAGACGCTAATATAGACGACATCAGTGAGGCGTGACTGGCTGGACGCAGAAGCATCAGATCTACCTCAACAGCGAGGGACGGCATCGCCGATGGGAATCCGCTCTAAACGACGGTTTTCCTCCAGAGGTCACAGGAACCTGTTGACTGTCCATCATCACTCGTCCTGCTGTGCAGCTCTCAGGTAACGTCCCGCGATTGCACGCAGATGCCGACCTGCCTCGTTTAACCGCAAAGGAAACCACGAAGCTGAGGGACGGTGATGCCGGGGGACGGGAAACCTGTCGGCCCACATTTGACGCCCAAAAAATGATGACATAATAAATCCTCTGCTGGGCTGCGAGCACTAATAACACCCCTGCAGAAACCGTTTAACATCCCAGCTCACCTGATGTTTAACCTCCAGAAGCTAAATTGCCTTGAGCAATTAGGTTATTCAGAAGggtcacacactcaccccccccccccccgcagaatAAATCACACATTACCTCAAAACTCCCTCTCACGGATGATTCAGAACCTCTGGTGGGAGATAATTACACATAATATAAGAGAGGATTGAATACAAACAGCGAATGAATGAGGTCGTCTCTTCTCTTTGTCAGGCCTGTTAGCGAGGGGGGGCTAAAGTCAACCAGAAGTGAGAGGGCGTGCGTCAcgtgcttcctgtttgctttcaaaacacttttttttgtctttttttaccCCCTATGAGGAGCTTCATTTGATTATTTGTAATTTTCATTGTCTctgtttttgattttctttcttgtaACTTGTGTTTAATTCTGTCTACACTTCTTGTATTGGGTTGAGTGGAGCAGCGTGGGGCAGCATCACAAGTTCATTAGCGGCCCAACATGGTGGAGGGACACCGGCGTGACAGCTTCCTCTCAGGACTAACTCAACACATGTGTCCTCTTTGGCACCGATAAAGGTGCACAGCTCCAGCCAGCATCTCTCTCCGAACAATGAATGGCACAAATGAAAAATGTGCCCagtttcctcctctttccctggACGTGCTTCCTCTCCGGAAGCTTTTTATTCGGGTATCAATGTTTTATAATCAATCAGGGACATAAAATGAATGGATATGATTGTTAGGCGATAAAAGCGTAGCGGCAATTGCTGTATATCACTGCTGCCCCCACGCCAAGTCCAGCTCATCTAAAGAGATCACGCAGCGGCCAACTAGAGCCAGGCCAGGATTTAAGTCTACCTCATGGGGGAAGACGAATGCTGTTGCCATTATCGACTTCCTGCCCAATTAATCTGTGATTGGGCGCTATTTTCTGTGGCTCTTTTCATGTGCACGCTAACACAGAGGCCCTGTGGATCCCGCCTTATTCACAGAACATCACAGCGATAAATCAGCGTCCCCAACCCACATTTTCTTCCTAATCCAACCCGAAAAAGGTGACAGAGAGCTCTGGTTCtcgtcctggttctggttctgactcCTCACTCACCTTCAGACGGAGTCGGATCGTGTTGCAGTCCCGCAACGGGTTCAGCTTCAGCGTCTCGCCCAGgttgctgcagctggagctctgctgctggagctcgcagcacacacacacgccgtcacTATCAAACTTGAGCTGAGGGGGGAAAGGAGAGAGCACACATCCGCACTCATGCACgccacacaaggacacacacacacacacacacacacacacagatcagacCTAAGCTGGTCCTCAAATGAAATTTTACAGAAAGTCTGATCTCGCCCTGATTAGTAAAGCGTTTAAAGCAGCAGTTTGTACAGTAAATAACAGGATAAATAGTCTGTTGCTGCACTCGGCCGATCAGAAGTGTTTAACGTCTCTGAGTGCGGTGTTGGCCCGACGTACCGCCGCCGCGTGTCCCAGATTGAGAGAAAGCAGGACGTGATCCCGACAAGTGCGGGTTAATTACAtcggggagaagagaggaggaatgtTAACGTTTCAGGAGGAGGCGAGCGTCTCTGGGGAGCGGCGTGAAGCTGTCGCAGCTGTTAGGGTTGGTGCAAAGAATTGGCGTGGCTGAGCGAATCCCAAGAGCTGTCATCAATCATGGAAAGAGAGCCGCAGCGTGGGAGAAGGGACGTGCAGCTGAACTGATGCACGTTGGCAGCAGTTTAATGTGGATTTCTCTGGtgatcagtggttaaaaattgGAAAAGTTTTGTGTATAAATTCCTCTCTGAACACCAGGAATCCCAGTATAGGTGGAATGAGACCCAGCCgggcatcaggcatcctaatcAAGACTGTGTGGCCATCAGGAGTTACTAGTCAGTCACAGATAAAAAGTTCTGCTTAGATCTGATGGTGACGCCTCAGTTCTTTTGCATGTTCGGAACAGAACTGCAGCCTGTCAATTGCTTGGATTTTAACATCGTCAAGACATGAGGACACACAGGGGTGGGAGGTTAAACACAGTTACAATGACCACATGGAATTATATTGTTATTTTGCTCTTGGAGCCAGACGGAGTCCAAGACCATTCATGGAAAAAGGCGCCTGTGCAGGATGTGACTGCAATATTCGGTGACATGGATGgatttttcttgtgtttccaACATCATTTGCAGGCTGCAGTGATTAAAGCTTATGAGTTACATTAATACTGTAAGAGTCAATAGTATTATATGTTATTCAATGCTCTCAAAAGAACGGTCTCGCATCTTATCATCTTATCTAGCATCTCCAGTTCATTAAAGATTGGAAACACTGGACTAAACTCTCCCCTGAGCCACAATAGAgtattccgtgtgtgtgtgtgtgtgtgtgtgtggaggttcAGACGGTCTCACCAGTTGACAGTCTTCCAGAGAGTTGACCAGCTGAGCGTTCTGGCAGGAGAGGATTGATCCAGCCAGGTTGAGCATCACACACACCGCAGACAGCAGCATGAAGAAGGTGATCTgtggggaggggagaagagagcagcatgaacctgctgcagcctgcgGTCGAGCGCCTTCATCGCCGAGGCTGCGTCTGAAAGCAGCTGCTCGGCCGCAGAGTTATTGCTCAGCGATATCAGCAGAAGAAGATCAGCTCGGATGTCAGAAGGAATCGATAACCAGATTCCCCGGAGAGTTCCACAGTCTGAAGACGAGAAAAATCCTAATTACAGAAAAGCTTTTCACCTAATGACACGAGAAACTCCCCAACTCTCAAACTCTCAATTATTGATGGAGGGATGTTttgtctctcctccatctgGGCCAAACGTTCTCATCACTTCTTCACGCCGACATGTGACAAAGCTCATGAGGAAAAACTCTTCGTTTTCCAAGTTTACAGCGAGAACATTTGCATTCGACAGAAATAATGGCTGAAGATTAACGATACAAGAAAGTTGGCGTTTGTTGGAACGAAGGGCGACGCTGACGAGGACGCAAAGGGCATAAAAAGGAGGAGTCGAGCTGCTGGGAACAcacagatggagaggaggagagaggaaagggaggagcagaaggaagcgAAGGTGGCATGTAATAAACAGATGGAGCGATAACTTTAAGTGCTTTTCACCATGGCAGAAAATTGAAAGATTGAGAGCGTGATGGGGGAgcgtgagga is drawn from Takifugu flavidus isolate HTHZ2018 chromosome 2, ASM371156v2, whole genome shotgun sequence and contains these coding sequences:
- the fam189a1 gene encoding protein ENTREP2 isoform X1 gives rise to the protein MPLNALSRGAASSAAGGPGSLSPASLSRSLSRLREYRTRTRIMLALGVSQMVLGSLILAVSFAALALTTSPRVRHSCPFWAGFSVLLSGLIGVVSWKRPLSLVITFFMLLSAVCVMLNLAGSILSCQNAQLVNSLEDCQLCGCVLSPFPPQLKFDSDGVCVCCELQQQSSSCSNLGETLKLNPLRDCNTIRLRLKELLFSVCALNVISTIVCALATAMCCMQMVSTEVLQMFMPHRARALNADCMTPHGTILHQTLDFDEFIPPIPPPPYYPPEYTCTPSMDGQRGLHLDFPHSPFSAIYGVPINSPGTLYPTDLPPPYESVVGHTPASQNGFSLQVTTSIEQQATESSLCERNTTAGLSTQASVDSASLMVSEVVDQDQTCSSEDLCSLEVQDSSPFGTPHTAPIDGSCTSLELCPRHCGSSNTEARPSDTGYSESSHTQESLERSPDWSSENYSNLDQEDSADNTHPCEELRAAMQICDELASAKHLPEEPPISSAHSFIKAKMMSRKLTLPVALAHPPQPCSPTSLASSGGTAISPLPTSPSPSPPSRSRGARLCFSVWSPSSTSQPSSTSAQSDYSPSERPRGLRAARRYRKLARIVRSTSDPISCTSSTGSEFRREHLICPSAKNPAAAGPTHKSPEQEPTELSSGTAAVKNSHATVRKQQKEGKKLDVQLKPQARRTHSPSERPHSLADLKMYKDTKILVAKFLEHSSCSLPPDVQQVVNNIKCVIKLDEKHMEEAIFSANVIDQMMSQRSAGSPRKHGQEDLHLQSCGALSSSPSTRRPKGLPQTTSASAPLRSSPEQSLECKETIL
- the fam189a1 gene encoding protein ENTREP2 isoform X4, with amino-acid sequence MPLNALSRGAASSAAGGPGSLSPASLSRSLSRLREYRTRTRIMLALGVSQMVLGSLILAVSFAALALTTSPRVRHSCPFWAGFSVLLSGLIGVVSWKRPLSLVITFFMLLSAVCVMLNLAGSILSCQNAQLVNSLEDCQLLKFDSDGVCVCCELQQQSSSCSNLGETLKLNPLRDCNTIRLRLKELLFSVCALNVISTIVCALATAMCCMQMVSTEVLQMFMPHRARALNADCMTPHGTILHQTLDFDEFIPPIPPPPYYPPEYTCTPSMDGQRGLHLDFPHSPFSAIYGVPINSPGTLYPTDLPPPYESVVGHTPASQNGFSLQVTTSIEQQATESSLCERNTTAGLSTQASVDSASLMVSEVVDQDQTCSSEDLCSLEVQDSSPFGTPHTAPIDGSCTSLELCPRHCGSSNTEARPSDTGYSESSHTQESLERSPDWSSENYSNLDQEDSADNTHPCEELRAAMQICDELASAKHLPEEPPISSAHSFIKAKMMSRKLTLPVALAHPPQPCSPTSLASSGGTAISPLPTSPSPSPPSRSRGARLCFSVWSPSSTSQPSSTSAQSDYSPSERPRGLRAARRYRKLARIVRSTSDPISCTSSTGSEFRREHLICPSAKNPAAAGPTHKSPEQEPTELSSGTAAVKNSHATVRKQQKEGKKLDVQLKPQARRTHSPSERPHSLADLKMYKDTKILVAKFLEHSSCSLPPDVQQVVNNIKCVIKLDEKHMEEAIFSANVIDQMMSQRSAGSPRKHGQEDLHLQSCGALSSSPSTRRPKGLPQTTSASAPLRSSPEQSLECKETIL
- the fam189a1 gene encoding protein ENTREP2 isoform X3, which produces MPLNALSRGAASSAAGGPGSLSPASLSRSLSRLREYRTRTRIMLALGVSQMVLGSLILAVSFAALALTTSPRVRHSCPFWAGFSVLLSGLIGVVSWKRPLSLVITFFMLLSAVCVMLNLAGSILSCQNAQLVNSLEDCQLCGCVLSPFPPQLKFDSDGVCVCCELQQQSSSCSNLGETLKLNPLRDCNTIRLRLKELLFSVCALNVISTIVCALATAMCCMQMVSTEVLQMFMPHRARALNADCMTPHGTILHQTLDFDEFIPPIPPPPYYPPEYTCTPSMDGQRGLHLDFPHSPFSAIYGVPINSPGTLYPTDLPPPYESVVGHTPASQVTTSIEQQATESSLCERNTTAGLSTQASVDSASLMVSEVVDQDQTCSSEDLCSLEVQDSSPFGTPHTAPIDGSCTSLELCPRHCGSSNTEARPSDTGYSESSHTQESLERSPDWSSENYSNLDQEDSADNTHPCEELRAAMQICDELASAKHLPEEPPISSAHSFIKAKMMSRKLTLPVALAHPPQPCSPTSLASSGGTAISPLPTSPSPSPPSRSRGARLCFSVWSPSSTSQPSSTSAQSDYSPSERPRGLRAARRYRKLARIVRSTSDPISCTSSTGSEFRREHLICPSAKNPAAAGPTHKSPEQEPTELSSGTAAVKNSHATVRKQQKEGKKLDVQLKPQARRTHSPSERPHSLADLKMYKDTKILVAKFLEHSSCSLPPDVQQVVNNIKCVIKLDEKHMEEAIFSANVIDQMMSQRSAGSPRKHGQEDLHLQSCGALSSSPSTRRPKGLPQTTSASAPLRSSPEQSLECKETIL
- the fam189a1 gene encoding protein ENTREP2 isoform X2 is translated as MPLNALSRGAASSAAGGPGSLSPASLSRSLSRLREYRTRTRIMLALGVSQMVLGSLILAVSFAALALTTSPRVRHSCPFWAGFSVLLSGLIGVVSWKRPLSLVITFFMLLSAVCVMLNLAGSILSCQNAQLVNSLEDCQLCGCVLSPFPPQLKFDSDGVCVCCELQQQSSSCSNLGETLKLNPLRDCNTIRLRLKELLFSVCALNVISTIVCALATAMCCMQMVSTEVLQMFMPHRARALNADCMTPHGTILHQTLDFDEFIPPIPPPPYYPPEYTCTPSMDGQRGLHLDFPHSPFSAIYGVPINSPGTLYPTDLPPPYESVVGHTPASQNGFSLQVTTSIEQQATESSLCERNTTAGLSTQASVDSASLMVSEVVDQDQTCSSEDLCSLEVQDSSPFGTPHTAPIDGSCTSLELCPRHCGSSNTEARPSDTGYSESSHTQESLERSPDWSSENYSNLDQEDSADNTHPCEELRAAMQICDELASAKHLPEEPPISSAHSFIKAKMMSRKLTLPVALAHPPQPCSPTSLASSGGTAISPLPTSPSPSPPSRSRGARLCFSVWSPSSTSQPSSTSAQSDYSPSERPRGLRAARRYRKLARIVRSTSDPISCTSSTGSEHLICPSAKNPAAAGPTHKSPEQEPTELSSGTAAVKNSHATVRKQQKEGKKLDVQLKPQARRTHSPSERPHSLADLKMYKDTKILVAKFLEHSSCSLPPDVQQVVNNIKCVIKLDEKHMEEAIFSANVIDQMMSQRSAGSPRKHGQEDLHLQSCGALSSSPSTRRPKGLPQTTSASAPLRSSPEQSLECKETIL